The following DNA comes from Halorhabdus tiamatea SARL4B.
CAGTCCCTTCGCCACACCGTCGCGGACGTCTGGCGAGACCTTGGCTGGGCAGTCGAACGGACTGACGGCGGGTCGCCATTCCTCGCGAGACGGCCGGACGTCGGCGCGACGTTGCTCCTTTCGGTTCGCCGCCGCGCCAGCCCAGTCGGCCCGTCGGTCGTTACCGCACTCGCTGGTCGAACCGCAAATCGGGACGGCGACCCGTGGCCGATCCTCGTGACGACCGATCCGATCGAACCCGAATCCGTCGAAACGGCGGCTTCGGCCGGCGTCACGATTATCGACGCGCGCGGTCTGGCCGAACTCTGTTATTTGAATGACGGACAGTCCGACGGGGCTCGGGAAAGCCGCGCGACCAACACCGTACGACCGTCTTGAGTGACTTCGTCGCGTTACGTTCCGGGGGCGAGACGTCCCCCGGCCCCGTGGAACACACCTTGAAGTCGACGTCGGTCGTTCGGACACGTATGGAGCCAGCAGGCATCTACGCGCGGGCGATCGACTATCTCGATCGATACGTCCAGGTCGGCCTCGCGGGTGACCGGATCATCGCGGTCTCGTTCCCGGAGACGCCAGCCAACGACGCGGCGACGGATCATCCGCTCCTCGATCGGTTGGAAGCGTACTTCGAGGGTGAACCAGTCTCGTTCGAATCGGAGACCGTCGCGCTGACGATGGCGACCGACCACCGGGACGTTTTGGAAACGCTTCGATCAGTCCCCTACGGGGAAGGAATTACCGTCGAGGCACTCACGCGCATGACGCCCGGGCTCGATCCCGACGCTGAGGCGGACGTCCGGCTCGTTCGATCGGCGCTCGCCGAAAACCCCGTCCCACTGGTCGTTCCCGATCATCGCGTTCGCGATGGTCCGAGCGGGGCACCGCCGGGGGTCGAACAAAAACTCCGGTCGATCGAAGGGCTCGCCTGAGCAGAAATCGTGTTTCGCCGTTCTCACTCTGGAGGCACCCATCCAGTGTGACTGCACTTCGTTAGGTCAACAGGGCGCTACTGGGCTGGATCGTGCGAGTCGAACCGGCCGGCGACGTACGAGACCGCGGCCAGCAGGACGCCGAGCGCGAGGCCGACGGTGAGCATCCCGTAGACGGCCATCCCCAGCGTGTTTGCGGGCAGCGCGAGCACGCCGAACAGCTCCGGCTCGACGATGTCCGGCCTCGTCGCTCCAAGTACCGCGCCCATCACGCCGGCG
Coding sequences within:
- a CDS encoding MGMT family protein, with protein sequence MEPAGIYARAIDYLDRYVQVGLAGDRIIAVSFPETPANDAATDHPLLDRLEAYFEGEPVSFESETVALTMATDHRDVLETLRSVPYGEGITVEALTRMTPGLDPDAEADVRLVRSALAENPVPLVVPDHRVRDGPSGAPPGVEQKLRSIEGLA
- a CDS encoding DUF7520 family protein, translating into MSKATPIRGRRVILGLYLAVVAIAGVMGAVLGATRPDIVEPELFGVLALPANTLGMAVYGMLTVGLALGVLLAAVSYVAGRFDSHDPAQ